One segment of Papaver somniferum cultivar HN1 unplaced genomic scaffold, ASM357369v1 unplaced-scaffold_81, whole genome shotgun sequence DNA contains the following:
- the LOC113345502 gene encoding protein pleiotropic regulatory locus 1-like, which translates to MPGVAVEMEQPVEPQSLKKLSFKSLKRALDLFSPAHGHYAPPDAESKKIRISYKMHAEYGVVVKNLNQSGQKVISAMQDNKTSEVLALPGPEGSADVQSGAQNALVVPPPIQPRGPNQTGIPFRSTSGALMAAPGSSERNQSTSALMERIPSKWPRPEWHAPWRNYRVISGHLGWVRSIAFDPSNSWFCTGSADRTIKIWDVGTGRLKLTLTGHIEQVRGLAVSTQHTYMFSAGDDKQVKCWDLEQNKVIRSYHGHLSGVYCLALHPTIDVLLTGGRDSVCRVWDIRTKMQAFALSGHDNTVCSVFTRPTDPQVVTGSHDTTIKFWDLRYGKTMVTLTHHKKSVRAMALHPTQHSFASASADNIKKFGLPKGEFYHNMLSQQKTIINAMAVNEDGVMATGGDNGSMWFWDWKSGHNFQQSQTIVQPGSLDSEAGIYALSYDITGSRLVSCEADKTIKMWKQDENATPETHPLNYKPPKDLRRF; encoded by the exons ATGCCAGGAGTGGCAGTAGAGATGGAACAACCAGTTGAACCACAATCTCTGAAGAAACTAAGTTTCAAATCCCTAAAAAGAGCGCTTGATCTTTTCTCTCCTGCTCATGGTCACTATGCTCCTCCTGATGCAGAAAG TAAGAAGATACGGATTAGTTACAAG ATGCATGCCGAGTATGGAGTGGTGGTGAAGAACTTGAATCAGTCTGGTCAGAAAGTTATTTCAGCGATGCAAGATAATAAAACTTCTGAAGTATTGGCTCTTCCAG GTCCTGAAGGTTCTGCTGATGTGCAAAGCGGGGCTCAAAACGCGTTAGTTGTGCCTCCTCCTATACAACCCAGAGGACC AAACCAAACAGGCATTCCGTTTAGAAGCACATCAGGAGCACTCATGGCTGCTCCAGGCTCATCAGAAAG GAATCAATCAACTTCTGCCCTCATGGAAAGGATCCCTAGCAAATGGCCCCGCCCAGAATGGCATGCTCCATGGAGGAATTATAGA gTCATAAGTGGCCATTTGGGGTGGGTGAGATCTATTGCATTTGACCCTAGCAATTCGTGGTTTTGTACCGGCTCTGCAGATCGTACAATAAAG ATATGGGACGTAGGAACTGGAAGGCTAAAGCTCACGTTAACAGGACATATCGAGCAAGTCAGGG GCCTTGCTGTGAGCACACAACACACGTACATGTTTTCTGCTGGTGATGATAAACAAGTTAAATGTTGGGACCTCGAACAGAACAAG GTCATTCGGTCATACCATGGGCATCTGAGTGGTGTTTACTGCTTAGCTCTTCATCCCACCATTGATGTTTTACTTACTGGAGGACGTGACTCTGTCTGTCGG GTGTGGGATATACGTACAAAGATGCAGGCCTTCGCTCTCTCTGGACATGACAATACAGTTTGTTCAGTTTTTACTCGACCCACG gaTCCTCAAGTTGTCACTGGCTCTCACGACACGACCATCAAGTTCTGGGACCTTCGATATG GGAAAACGATGGTTACACTCACTCACCACAAGAAATCTGTTAGAGCAATGGCACTTCATCCCACACA GCATAgttttgcatctgcatctgctgaCAATATAAAGAAGTTTGGCCTTCCTAAAGGAGAGTTTTACCATAATATGCT TTCCCAACAGAAAACTATCATAAATGCGATGGCTGTTAATGAGGATGGCGTAATGGCTACCGGAG GTGACAATGGAAGCATGTGGTTCTGGGACTGGAAGAGTGGACATAACTTTCAGCAATCCCAAACGATTGTGCAGCCTG GCTCATTGGATAGTGAAGCTGGAATATACGCCCTCTCTTATGACATAActggttcaagactagtttcatGTGAAGCTGATAAGACGATTAAGATGTGGAAACAAGACGAAAATGCCACTCCGGAAACTCATCCACTCAACTACAAACCACCTAAAGATCTCCGACGTTTCTAA